A region from the Rufibacter sp. DG15C genome encodes:
- a CDS encoding RNA polymerase sigma factor: MYCRDPEERKDLFQEIVLQLWRSYPTFKHESKVSTWMYRVALNTAVSSFRKESRRPHQSSLSDLDLQIPSAPDTSAEYELKIKYLYSAIDQLSQVEKAIVMLYLEDKSYDEIAEIIGITKSNVGVKLNRIKAKLEKLLTPVYDEIR; the protein is encoded by the coding sequence ATGTACTGTCGTGACCCCGAGGAACGGAAAGACCTGTTCCAGGAGATAGTGTTGCAACTCTGGAGGTCCTATCCTACGTTTAAGCACGAATCTAAAGTGAGCACCTGGATGTACCGGGTGGCCCTGAACACGGCCGTCTCTAGCTTTAGGAAGGAATCTAGAAGGCCGCACCAAAGCTCGCTTTCTGACCTGGACCTGCAGATACCGTCTGCTCCAGACACTTCCGCTGAATACGAACTGAAAATCAAGTACCTCTACTCCGCCATTGACCAGTTGTCTCAAGTGGAAAAAGCCATTGTGATGCTCTATTTAGAAGACAAGTCCTATGATGAGATTGCCGAGATCATTGGCATCACCAAATCCAACGTAGGCGTGAAACTGAATCGCATCAAAGCCAAGCTAGAGAAACTGCTTACCCCTGTGTACGATGAAATTAGATAG
- a CDS encoding DUF5687 family protein produces MLSLLLSHQWKETTRSSVWQKNLTVNLVLGFFMLLMLLYVVLLGFFLDNILNYMFPGKETLAMVNGGLLYYFLIDLAMRFFLQELPVLGIQPYLHLPVGKSKLVNFVLWKSITSLFNFLPLFLFIPFAVKTLPAVYGMAGTWMWVLGLFLLTLVNNFITLYVKRQLVEKPMVTFGFLLAVIGLALADYLNFISLSDSSRSFFNGLGTQPVWVLVPLVLLVAVYMLNYSFLISHTYPEEIRVNKASKVGDSSEIGFLQRFGEMGTLIGLELRLIQRHKRPRSVVIMSVFFLAYGFVFYMNKMYTDGFTMLIFPGIFMTGFLMMSYGQFVPGWQSAHFDALLTKRLSPYKFYLAKFWLFVPACVIAYLVTLLYGLLPEAGGKIMLINTACFLYNIGINTFVVLFMSTFNKKRIDLSKSASFNWQGVGASQFILMLPILLGPILIFLPFSLLGQPYWGIATLSILGILGFIFHKQLIGVVVKRFTGQKYEIAAGFRQTA; encoded by the coding sequence ATGCTTTCACTTCTTCTTTCACACCAATGGAAAGAGACCACCCGGTCCTCTGTCTGGCAGAAAAACCTGACCGTGAACCTGGTGCTGGGCTTCTTCATGCTCCTCATGCTTTTGTATGTGGTGCTGCTGGGCTTCTTTCTGGACAACATCCTCAACTACATGTTTCCGGGAAAAGAGACGTTGGCCATGGTCAACGGCGGCCTGCTCTACTACTTTTTAATTGACCTGGCCATGCGCTTCTTCTTGCAGGAGCTTCCGGTGCTGGGCATTCAGCCCTACCTGCACCTGCCGGTGGGCAAGTCCAAGCTGGTTAATTTTGTGCTCTGGAAGTCCATTACCAGCCTTTTCAACTTCCTGCCACTGTTCCTGTTCATTCCCTTCGCGGTAAAAACCTTGCCGGCGGTGTATGGCATGGCCGGTACCTGGATGTGGGTTCTGGGTCTGTTCCTGCTCACGCTGGTGAACAACTTCATTACCCTGTATGTAAAGCGCCAGCTGGTAGAGAAGCCTATGGTGACGTTTGGGTTCTTGCTGGCCGTGATTGGCTTGGCCCTGGCAGACTACCTCAACTTTATCTCTTTAAGCGACAGCTCTAGAAGCTTCTTCAACGGCCTGGGCACGCAACCAGTTTGGGTATTGGTACCTTTGGTGTTGCTAGTGGCGGTATACATGCTTAACTACAGTTTCCTGATCTCCCATACCTACCCAGAAGAGATACGGGTGAACAAAGCGTCAAAAGTTGGAGATAGCTCTGAGATTGGGTTTTTGCAACGTTTCGGCGAGATGGGTACTTTGATTGGCTTGGAGTTGCGCTTAATCCAGCGGCACAAGCGCCCACGGTCTGTGGTGATTATGTCTGTCTTCTTCCTGGCCTATGGCTTTGTGTTTTACATGAACAAAATGTACACAGACGGCTTTACCATGCTCATCTTCCCGGGCATCTTCATGACCGGCTTCTTAATGATGAGCTACGGTCAGTTTGTGCCGGGCTGGCAAAGTGCCCATTTTGATGCGCTCTTGACCAAACGCTTGAGTCCCTATAAGTTCTATCTGGCCAAGTTCTGGCTGTTTGTGCCGGCCTGCGTGATAGCCTATTTAGTCACCTTGCTGTATGGCCTTTTGCCTGAGGCAGGGGGTAAAATCATGCTCATCAATACGGCTTGCTTCCTCTACAACATAGGCATTAACACCTTTGTGGTGCTGTTCATGAGCACGTTCAACAAGAAACGCATTGACTTGAGCAAGAGCGCTTCTTTTAACTGGCAAGGGGTGGGTGCCTCACAGTTTATCTTAATGCTGCCCATCCTTCTTGGGCCTATCTTAATTTTCTTACCGTTCAGTTTGCTGGGCCAACCTTACTGGGGAATAGCTACGCTCTCAATCCTGGGCATCTTGGGCTTTATCTTCCATAAGCAGTTGATAGGAGTGGTAGTGAAACGTTTCACTGGCCAGAAATACGAGATTGCCGCTGGTTTTAGGCAGACAGCCTAG
- a CDS encoding ABC transporter ATP-binding protein — MIEVRDLQKRYNGVTVVDIPALNIQKGETIGLVGNNGAGKTTFFRMILDLIRPSGGEVLSKDVNVRTTEDWKQYTGSHLDEGFLIDYLTPEEYFHFIGKLNGLSQGDVQAFMTRFQDFFNGEILAQRKYIRDFSKGNQKKVGVAAAAMADPELLILDEPFANLDPSSQIRLKNLLKDLKSQGMTMLISSHDLSHVIEVCDRIVLLEKGKVVEDMKTNETTLQQLESYFTV; from the coding sequence ATGATAGAAGTACGCGACCTTCAGAAAAGATACAATGGCGTGACGGTGGTTGACATCCCGGCGCTGAACATTCAAAAAGGCGAAACCATTGGCCTGGTGGGCAACAACGGCGCTGGCAAGACCACCTTCTTCCGGATGATTCTGGACTTGATTCGTCCGTCTGGCGGTGAGGTCTTGAGCAAAGACGTGAATGTGCGCACCACCGAGGACTGGAAGCAGTACACCGGCTCTCACCTAGACGAAGGTTTCTTAATTGACTACTTGACGCCAGAAGAGTATTTCCATTTTATTGGCAAACTAAACGGCTTGAGCCAAGGAGATGTGCAAGCGTTCATGACGCGTTTCCAGGATTTCTTCAACGGCGAGATTCTGGCGCAGCGCAAGTACATCAGGGACTTCTCTAAAGGAAACCAGAAAAAGGTAGGCGTAGCTGCCGCAGCCATGGCAGACCCAGAGTTGTTGATCCTGGATGAGCCGTTCGCCAACCTGGACCCAAGCTCACAGATACGCCTCAAGAACCTCTTGAAAGACCTGAAGAGCCAAGGCATGACCATGTTGATATCTAGCCACGACCTAAGCCACGTGATTGAAGTCTGCGACCGCATTGTCTTGCTGGAGAAAGGCAAAGTAGTGGAGGACATGAAAACCAACGAAACTACGCTCCAGCAATTGGAGAGCTATTTTACGGTGTAG
- a CDS encoding serine hydrolase has translation MKFKKSLAACLWLSLPFVGMAQQKENFNKAKMDSLLSVLESKNKIMGTVALYQGGKPVYNRAIGYASLADQNQEKATTATKYRVGSISKTFTATLILQLIEEKKLALNTPLSTFFPEFENASTITIEHLLNQHSGLMSFTSVPAYGLYMTQPKTQEEMLAIMTSLKPIFEPGAKYNYSNTNYVLLGYIVERVTKKPYAEVLKKKIVDKLKLKDTYYGGKITQAKKEAASYKFVDNQWTVSPETDMSIPHGAGAIVSTTKDLATFIHGLFNGKLISAASLEQMKTMKDGYGLGLITLKFNNQVSYGHGGIIDGFNSMISYFPEQKLTMATTFNGLGMNPSDAHIGILNIAFNKPYKIPSYEIPKGLVLDLSKYEGTFVSKQFPLKVTMRKDGDKLMSQAQGQSEFILEPKNAQNFVFEPASIEIEFIANEAGVYDQFTLKQGAGKYHFTKE, from the coding sequence ATGAAATTCAAGAAATCTTTAGCGGCTTGCCTCTGGCTGTCCTTGCCTTTTGTGGGCATGGCTCAGCAGAAAGAGAATTTTAACAAAGCCAAGATGGACAGTCTGCTGTCTGTGCTGGAAAGCAAAAACAAGATCATGGGCACGGTGGCCCTATACCAAGGCGGAAAGCCGGTCTACAACAGAGCTATTGGCTATGCCAGCCTTGCTGACCAAAATCAGGAAAAAGCCACTACTGCCACCAAGTACCGCGTTGGGTCTATCTCTAAAACCTTCACGGCTACGCTTATTCTGCAATTGATAGAAGAAAAGAAGCTTGCTCTAAATACGCCGTTGTCTACGTTCTTTCCAGAGTTTGAAAACGCGTCTACCATTACCATTGAGCATTTATTGAACCAGCACAGCGGCCTGATGAGCTTTACCTCAGTGCCTGCCTATGGGTTGTACATGACGCAGCCCAAAACCCAGGAAGAGATGCTGGCGATCATGACGTCCCTGAAGCCTATTTTTGAACCTGGTGCCAAGTACAATTACAGCAATACCAACTATGTACTGTTGGGCTACATTGTAGAACGGGTCACCAAGAAACCGTACGCCGAGGTTTTAAAGAAAAAGATTGTGGATAAACTCAAGCTCAAGGACACCTACTACGGAGGAAAGATAACCCAGGCCAAGAAAGAAGCGGCTTCTTATAAGTTTGTAGACAACCAATGGACCGTTTCCCCAGAGACGGATATGAGCATCCCCCACGGTGCTGGGGCCATCGTTTCTACCACCAAAGACCTGGCAACTTTCATACACGGCTTGTTTAATGGCAAGCTCATCTCTGCTGCGTCTTTAGAGCAGATGAAAACCATGAAAGACGGCTATGGCTTAGGCTTGATCACGTTAAAGTTTAACAACCAGGTGTCTTATGGCCATGGCGGCATTATTGACGGGTTCAACTCTATGATCAGCTATTTCCCAGAGCAGAAATTGACCATGGCTACCACCTTCAACGGGTTAGGCATGAACCCCAGTGATGCACATATAGGCATCTTGAACATTGCATTCAACAAGCCTTACAAGATCCCTTCTTATGAGATACCTAAAGGCTTGGTGCTGGATTTGAGCAAGTATGAAGGCACCTTTGTCTCTAAGCAGTTTCCCTTGAAAGTAACCATGCGCAAGGACGGAGATAAGCTCATGTCACAGGCGCAGGGTCAGTCAGAGTTCATATTAGAGCCCAAGAATGCTCAGAACTTTGTCTTTGAACCAGCTAGCATTGAGATTGAATTCATTGCCAATGAGGCCGGCGTGTATGACCAGTTCACCCTAAAGCAAGGGGCGGGCAAATACCATTTCACCAAAGAATAG
- a CDS encoding metal-dependent hydrolase yields MAYTHDICTAMDSLTHAAIGACIGELTLGKKLGRHALWLGAVAQNLPDIDVVAALWLPFSKNLLVHRGITHSFLFGVGLAVLLAALLNRWKYTGNAGFGALLLFFLGQIFLHDLLDTCNAYGTGLLLPFQETRFSWNLLYVADPLFTLWPIIAVLVLIFSHRINPQSRKAWAVMGLVLPLAYLGYANQNKATVERSVERSLVSQSLQTKHHFMTPTAFNSWLWYVVATSDSGYHIGYRSVFEGEEAPIAFTFYPRNDHLLAAHPDQQEVQDLKQFAAGYHTAQQRQDTLVFNVLRFGQVLGWRDNSATFAFHYYLQPKLDNTLAVQRGRFQGWDAVTVRQLIHRVFRPQEEKSL; encoded by the coding sequence ATGGCGTATACCCATGACATTTGCACTGCTATGGATTCATTGACGCATGCCGCCATTGGGGCTTGTATAGGAGAACTAACGCTGGGGAAAAAGCTGGGCCGGCATGCGCTTTGGCTGGGCGCGGTGGCGCAAAACCTCCCAGACATAGACGTGGTGGCTGCCCTGTGGCTGCCTTTCTCCAAGAACTTGTTGGTGCACCGGGGCATCACGCATTCCTTTCTCTTCGGGGTAGGCTTGGCTGTCTTGCTGGCGGCTTTGCTCAACAGATGGAAGTACACCGGTAACGCAGGTTTTGGGGCACTCTTGCTGTTTTTCTTGGGCCAGATCTTTCTGCATGATCTGCTGGATACCTGCAATGCCTACGGTACCGGTTTGCTATTGCCCTTTCAAGAGACGCGCTTCTCCTGGAATTTGCTTTATGTGGCTGACCCATTATTTACGCTATGGCCTATTATAGCCGTCCTTGTATTAATATTCAGCCACAGAATCAATCCACAGAGCAGAAAGGCATGGGCGGTGATGGGTTTGGTGCTGCCATTGGCGTATCTGGGCTACGCCAACCAGAACAAGGCTACTGTTGAGAGAAGTGTAGAAAGGTCTTTAGTTAGTCAGAGTTTACAGACAAAACATCATTTCATGACGCCTACGGCCTTCAACAGTTGGCTGTGGTACGTGGTGGCGACCTCAGACAGCGGTTATCATATTGGGTACCGTTCGGTGTTTGAGGGAGAAGAAGCTCCCATTGCGTTTACTTTCTACCCAAGAAATGACCACTTATTAGCCGCTCATCCAGACCAACAGGAGGTACAAGACTTGAAGCAGTTTGCAGCGGGCTACCATACCGCACAGCAGAGGCAGGATACGCTGGTCTTTAACGTGCTCCGGTTTGGGCAAGTCTTGGGCTGGCGCGACAACAGTGCTACCTTCGCCTTTCATTATTACCTGCAGCCCAAGCTGGATAACACGTTAGCAGTGCAGAGAGGCCGATTTCAGGGGTGGGATGCCGTCACGGTCAGGCAACTTATCCACAGGGTTTTTAGGCCTCAAGAAGAAAAATCTCTTTAG
- the cls gene encoding cardiolipin synthase: MLEQLRYSIQASPFDFLLDQENWMTLGRLVYTVVVVLVCLRIIYDTRSTSKTLAYLLIAIFVPFLGIIIYFSFGINYKKRRLYTKKLIEDEVFMSELEQRVTAYSEQSLQSSSPEVKANKELIKLLLRDSFSPLTAGNKVKVLLNGEEKFPEVLEALKLAKHHIHLEYYIIDNDRIGNQIKDVLIQKAKEGVQVRLIYDDYGSRSIRRKYVAELAEAGVEAHPFHRVHFWLLANRLNYRNHRKIIIIDAKTAFVGGLNIADRYINNLKKKQALYWRDTHLRIDGPGIYYLQYLFFCDWNFCSGQFLHPEEHYFIAEPVKDAHCRVQIAASGPDSPTSTILFSLLQSIYLAQEEVLITTPYFIPGESILNALCVAAMGGVSVKLLVPGIADSALVNAAAWSYYDDLLLAGVEIYLYQKGFMHAKTMVIDGNMSMVGTANMDNRSFELNFEVNAVVYDKEISQQLHNAFYLDLNDAKKIDPEEWRNRSRVKQLFEKLARLLSPLL, encoded by the coding sequence ATGCTAGAGCAGCTTAGATACTCCATACAAGCCTCCCCATTTGATTTTCTACTGGACCAGGAGAACTGGATGACGCTGGGCAGGCTGGTCTATACGGTAGTGGTGGTATTGGTCTGTCTCCGCATTATTTATGACACGCGCTCTACGTCCAAGACGCTGGCTTATCTGCTCATTGCCATCTTTGTGCCGTTTCTGGGAATCATTATTTACTTCTCCTTCGGGATCAACTACAAGAAGCGCCGGCTCTACACCAAGAAGCTGATTGAGGACGAGGTCTTCATGAGCGAGTTGGAGCAACGCGTGACCGCTTACTCAGAGCAGAGCCTACAAAGCAGCAGTCCCGAGGTGAAGGCCAACAAAGAACTCATCAAACTCTTGCTGCGCGACAGCTTTAGTCCGTTGACCGCCGGCAACAAAGTCAAAGTCCTGCTCAATGGTGAAGAGAAATTCCCCGAAGTGCTGGAAGCTCTTAAGCTAGCCAAACACCACATTCACCTTGAATACTACATCATAGACAATGACCGCATAGGCAACCAGATAAAAGACGTGCTTATCCAAAAGGCGAAGGAGGGCGTACAGGTCAGGTTGATTTATGATGACTACGGAAGCCGTTCTATCAGGAGAAAGTATGTAGCTGAACTTGCAGAAGCTGGCGTAGAGGCCCATCCGTTCCATCGGGTGCATTTCTGGTTGCTGGCCAATAGATTGAATTACCGCAATCACCGCAAGATCATTATCATTGACGCCAAGACCGCCTTTGTGGGCGGCCTCAACATAGCAGACCGGTACATCAACAACCTCAAAAAGAAGCAAGCACTGTACTGGCGAGACACCCACCTGCGCATTGACGGGCCGGGCATTTACTACCTGCAATACCTTTTCTTTTGTGACTGGAATTTCTGCTCGGGTCAGTTCCTGCACCCAGAGGAGCATTACTTTATTGCCGAACCTGTAAAAGACGCCCATTGCCGGGTGCAGATAGCGGCCAGCGGGCCAGATTCGCCTACGTCCACTATTCTGTTCTCCTTGCTGCAGTCTATCTATCTGGCGCAGGAGGAAGTGTTGATAACTACCCCGTATTTCATTCCCGGTGAGAGCATTTTAAACGCCTTGTGCGTGGCTGCCATGGGTGGCGTGTCTGTCAAATTGCTAGTGCCGGGCATTGCAGATTCTGCCTTGGTGAACGCAGCGGCATGGTCTTACTATGATGATCTGCTCTTGGCAGGTGTGGAAATCTATCTCTACCAGAAAGGGTTCATGCATGCCAAGACCATGGTCATTGACGGCAACATGTCCATGGTGGGCACCGCCAATATGGACAACCGCAGTTTTGAACTCAACTTTGAAGTGAACGCCGTGGTCTATGACAAGGAAATCTCCCAGCAGCTACACAACGCCTTCTACCTAGACCTG